In the Scyliorhinus canicula chromosome 23, sScyCan1.1, whole genome shotgun sequence genome, one interval contains:
- the LOC119956383 gene encoding parvalbumin, thymic-like, translated as MKITDFLTADDVAAALAECNAPGTFHLKKFSKTSGLATKSAQEMEKIFGILDNDKSGFIEKSELKSFLQNFCPEARALSDSEAKSFVSAGDVNGDGRIDFSEFQNLVTT; from the exons ATGAAGATCACTGATTTCCTTACTGCTGATGACGTGGCCGCTGCTCTCGCTGAATGTAACG CTCCTGGCACCTTCCACCTCAAGAAATTCTCCAAAACATCAGGCCTGGCCACGAAATCCGCACAAGAGATGGAGAAAATCTTCGGCATTCTTGACAACGACAAAAGTGGCTTCATAGAGAAAAGCGAGCTCAA GTCATTTCTTCAGAATTTCTGTCCAGAAGCACGGGCTCTGAGTGACTCTGAAGCGAAAAGTTTTGTATCGGCTGGAGACGTGAATGGTGATGGGAGAATCGATTTTTCTG AATTCCAGAATCTGGTAACTACATGA
- the LOC119956530 gene encoding E3 ubiquitin-protein ligase TRIM56-like, producing MAAAANIADKIQNDFLNCKICLNTFKQPKMLPCLHTYCQECLENLTRDGQRIRCPECRKVVNLSGGVSELQTNFHINGLLDIFQSAQTAEVTCDLCPAEQRKKNSAVVKCAGCSGHMCQTCGVKHRSAHPSHVLVNLAGASLGESDAERLVKQKICCQTHPKDKVCFYCSTCERAICFKCRSQSCSRHRQLGLVEAAEDKKATVRSLLERLGGDIQLLAQREGDLDEAMDKMKAVESSIISNIENALTQILNTLFKQGDTVKKTVSDHVKKQQEAFEAAKSKLQLQKEKAQGTKEFCARAVATSDAKAILCLPSIMEDQISALQALGSVDVSKPSPQVTVNKSIKEMISQRNLFNITFGEEPALGLQPSPLQKRTQANPPPAQPREWVIQKYYFDTNLDSDLYDPKLTGICTSHYRDIIIVDEQNSVLKVYANDGVFDMTISLDEDDDPCSVAACGDIIACSVKHRLHFLEMGGILVRKLLLRGSESTYPIAAYKDQYVAVSEGTLCSISLYDVYGHAIARVKPQGYDGIRFLFIAVNSEEEFIVSDCGKKCVVIFNRSAEVLTIIDESYVNGLQLALNPFSICVDRNDNIYVTEPSRILLFSPTGIFKDQLLNAADGLHKPRVITVDQDDNLIVSQGNGFVTVYNLHLDQSWGFQHCI from the coding sequence ATGGCGGCCGCAGCGAACATCGCTGATAAAATCCAAAATGATTTTCTGAATTGTAAGATCTGCCTTAATACGTTTAAGCAACCCAAGATGTTGCCGTGCCTCCACACGTACTGCCAGGAGTGCCTGGAGAACCTTACCCGGGATGGCCAGAGGATACGGTGCCCTGAATGCCGGAAGGTTGTCAATCTGAGTGGTGGGGTCAGCGAGCTGCAGACCAACTTCCACATCAATGGTCTCCTGGATATTTTCCAAAGCGCACAGACGGCGGAGGTGACTTGTGACCTGTGTCCGGCGGAACAGAGGAAGAAGAATTCCGCCGTGGTCAAGTGTGCCGGCTGTTCTGGTCACATGTGCCAGACGTGTGGGGTCAAGCATCGGTCTGCCCACCCAAGCCACGTGCTGGTGAACCTGGCTGGTGCCAGCCTTGGCGAATCTGACGCTGAGCGGCTGGTGAAGCAGAAAATCTGCTGCCAGACCCACCCCAAAGACAAAGTCTGCTTTTACTGCAGCACCTGCGAGCGTGCGATCTGCTTCAAATGTCGCTCCCAATCCTGCAGTCGTCACAGACAACTTGGACTGGTTGAAGCGGCTGAGGACAAGAAAGCTACGGTGAGGAGTCTACTTGAGCGACTGGGGGGCGACATTCAGCTGTTGGCCCAAAGAGAAGGTGACCTGGATGAAGCAATGGACAAAATGAAAGCGGTGGAAAGCTCCATAATCTCCAATATAGAGAACGCTCTGACACAGATTCTCAACACTTTGTTCAAACAGGGAGATACCGTCAAAAAGACGGTCTCGGATCATGTCAAGAAACAGCAAGAGGCATTTGAAGCTGCCAAGTCTAAACTTCAGCTTCAGAAGGAAAAAGCACAAGGAACCAAAGAATTCTGTGCGAGGGCCGTAGCAACTTCTGATGCAAAAGCGATACTGTGCTTACCGAGCATTATGGAAGATCAGATTAGTGCATTGCAAGCATTGGGCAGCGTGGATGTAAGTAAACCCAGTCCCCAAGTAACTGTCAACAAATCAATAAAGGAGATGATATCACAAAGGAATCTTTTCAATATCACATTTGGCGAAGAACCAGCTCTTGGATTGCAGCCAAGTCCTCTTCAGAAACGGACTCAGGCAAACCCTCCACCGGCTCAACCCAGAGAATGGGTAATTCAGAAATATTACTTCGACACAAACCTCGATTCTGACTTGTATGATCCAAAGTTGACAGGTATCTGCACTTCCCACTATAGAGACATCATTATTGTGGATGAACAGAATTCAGTCCTAAAAGTATACGCGAATGATGGAGTATTTGATATGACTATCTCGTTGGATGAGGACGACGATCCATGTAGCGTTGCTGCGTGTGGCGATATTATTGCATGCTCTGTCAAACACCGccttcacttcctggaaatgggtgGCATATTGGTGAGAAAGCTTCTCCTCCGCGGTTCGGAGTCCACTTACCCCATTGCTGCTTATAAGGATCAATATGTGGCCGTGAGCGAAGGAACTTTATGTTCCATCTCTCTCTATGATGTTTACGGGCATGCCATTGCCAGGGTTAAGCCACAGGGCTATGATGGTATCAGATTTCTCTTCATTGCCGTTAACAGTGAAGAAGAGTTCATCGTATCGGATTGTGGGAAAAAATGTGTTGTTATTTTCAACAGGAGTGCTGAGGTGCTCACCATCATTGATGAGAGTTACGTGAATGGGCTGCAGCTTGCCCTTAACCCTTTCAGTATCTGTGTCGATAGAAATGACAATATTTATGTCACTGAACCCAGTAGGATCCTCTTATTTTCTCCAACTGGGATATTTAAGGACCAGTTGTTGAATGCTGCAGACGGCCTACACAAGCCGCGTGTCATTACAGTAGACCAGGATGACAACCTGATTGTAAGCCAGGGCAATGGTTTTGTTACAGTGTACAACCTGCATCTGGACCAATCATGGGGCTTCCAGCATTGCATTTAG